One window of Curtobacterium sp. 458 genomic DNA carries:
- a CDS encoding family 20 glycosylhydrolase has translation MSAREGRRRTVRRVVALGIAIAGAVAVVVGVGAVAGAVDPRDQQAAAASPTAPGPTITAVGASSTSSSTRTTVRTSVTVRNTGTSRTSALPAWLYLASGSGRYALGHVPVRALATGRTATVGATLTTASRVPAGKYAVVACTGVYSASTCRTSTSTVRTGRATPARPETGVMLDVARAYYRPALIERYIDLLAAHGGRFLHLHLTDDQNVGIESAVLGQTPANADLRDGVYTSRVTGRPFLSTAQARAIAAYAEKQRIAIVPEIDTPGHMAAAFALLEARHGQRWVDRIRGGESELDPSAPGSVALAKDLLAEVTRTFPHSRAVHIGGDEWGADVSAGDRVTWLNTMAAAVGTRSVWAWNDGIDRSAIRRLDPRIRVTYWSFDGDTEDPAERRERRAHRAGADDLAAAGTDLLDYDSYYLYEVPSDLDPADAAYTAADLRRHWTLRSWDGDSGSRLSTPMSGAAVAVWGEDLDAPPSSALLRWSTPHIVAMIETADG, from the coding sequence GTGAGCGCCCGCGAGGGCCGGAGACGGACCGTCCGACGGGTCGTCGCGCTCGGCATCGCGATCGCCGGTGCAGTGGCTGTCGTGGTCGGGGTGGGCGCCGTCGCCGGGGCCGTCGACCCCCGCGATCAGCAGGCGGCAGCCGCGTCCCCGACCGCGCCGGGACCCACGATCACGGCGGTCGGTGCCAGCAGCACCAGCTCGTCGACCCGGACGACCGTCCGGACCAGCGTGACGGTGCGGAACACCGGCACGTCGAGGACGTCTGCGCTCCCAGCGTGGCTGTACCTCGCGTCGGGCAGCGGGCGCTACGCGCTCGGGCACGTGCCGGTCCGGGCGCTGGCCACGGGCAGGACGGCGACCGTCGGTGCGACGCTGACCACCGCGTCCCGGGTGCCCGCCGGGAAGTACGCGGTCGTCGCGTGCACGGGCGTGTACTCCGCGTCGACCTGTCGCACGTCGACGTCGACGGTGCGCACCGGGCGAGCGACCCCGGCCCGGCCCGAGACCGGCGTGATGCTCGACGTCGCCCGTGCCTACTACCGCCCGGCGCTCATCGAGCGGTACATCGACCTCCTCGCCGCACACGGAGGCCGCTTCCTGCACCTGCACCTCACCGACGACCAGAACGTCGGGATCGAGAGCGCGGTCCTCGGGCAGACTCCGGCGAACGCCGACCTGCGCGACGGTGTCTACACGAGCCGGGTCACGGGCCGCCCGTTCCTCAGCACCGCCCAGGCGAGGGCGATCGCGGCGTACGCCGAGAAGCAGCGGATCGCGATCGTCCCCGAGATCGACACCCCGGGGCACATGGCCGCGGCGTTCGCGCTCCTCGAGGCGCGACACGGGCAGCGGTGGGTGGACCGCATCCGCGGCGGCGAGAGCGAACTCGACCCGTCGGCGCCCGGCAGCGTCGCGTTGGCGAAGGACCTGCTCGCCGAGGTGACGCGGACGTTCCCGCACAGTCGAGCGGTCCACATCGGTGGCGATGAGTGGGGTGCGGACGTCAGCGCCGGTGATCGGGTCACGTGGCTGAACACGATGGCGGCCGCGGTCGGCACCCGATCGGTCTGGGCGTGGAACGACGGCATCGACCGGTCGGCGATCCGACGCCTGGACCCGCGCATCCGCGTCACGTACTGGAGCTTCGACGGGGACACGGAGGACCCGGCGGAGCGTCGGGAGCGACGGGCGCACCGAGCCGGGGCGGACGACCTGGCCGCGGCCGGGACCGACCTGCTCGACTACGACTCGTACTACCTCTACGAGGTGCCGTCCGACCTCGACCCGGCGGATGCCGCGTACACCGCGGCTGACCTCCGCCGGCACTGGACGCTGCGGTCGTGGGACGGGGACTCGGGATCGCGGCTGTCCACGCCGATGTCGGGCGCGGCGGTCGCCGTCTGGGGCGAGGACCTCGACGCGCCACCGTCCTCGGCGCTCCTCCGGTGGAGCACGCCGCACATCGTGGCGATGATCGAAACCGCGGACGGGTAG
- a CDS encoding family 43 glycosylhydrolase, whose translation MRRSLQAVLTIATVAALATTFLQAGAEAPPALAASATSARGQAAPTHQNPMTLSLPDGQTAASCADPTVVHGVGRDRDWYLYCTSDALTATEEDPDGSLVQHVVPTYRSTDLTHWAYVGDAFTAKPAWVGDANGIWAPDVVYRNGRWYLYYAASDTPTATSPTGGGSAVGVATSTSPTGPWKDSGGPVVAPQAAPNGAEQRWEFDPEVITDHGATYLYFGSYFGGVNVRRLTPDGLRSVPSTEREIAIDNRYEGTYLMRHDGWWYFMGSATNCCNGALTGYGVFVARSRSPLGPFTDRDGVAITATRVGGTPMLAQNGDRWVGTGHNAVVTDLAGQDWIVYHAVDRDDPYYAGQGTYTKRPVLIDPLDWVGGWPVVRGGAGPSDSVQPGPVAQPGERPTYRPTRTPVDVPGRLLRSASTSFDGSTLPASLSWIREPDPSTWTVSGGALRWQTQDADIHPPATPLASVLAEPAPRGDYVVETTVAVDTPATGDGVNYVQGGLIVYGDDGNYVRLTSNSIFDTRQTEFGKEVSPQPAGAPNYGNMVVGPVGDRTTLRIVHRVVDGLDQYTAYTSDDGRHFVRGGTWTADLGAHPRIGLISLGGAGFTSTFDGLRVSTVRSVRG comes from the coding sequence GTGCGCAGATCCCTGCAGGCGGTCCTCACGATCGCGACGGTCGCGGCACTCGCGACCACGTTCCTCCAGGCCGGTGCCGAGGCGCCACCCGCGCTGGCCGCCAGCGCGACGTCCGCACGCGGCCAGGCCGCGCCGACCCACCAGAACCCCATGACGCTGTCGCTGCCGGACGGGCAGACCGCCGCGAGCTGTGCGGACCCGACCGTCGTGCACGGGGTCGGGCGGGACCGCGACTGGTACCTCTACTGCACGAGTGACGCCCTCACCGCGACCGAGGAGGACCCCGACGGATCGCTGGTCCAGCACGTCGTCCCCACCTACCGTTCGACGGACCTCACGCACTGGGCGTACGTCGGCGACGCCTTCACGGCCAAGCCGGCCTGGGTCGGCGACGCGAACGGCATCTGGGCCCCTGACGTCGTGTACCGGAACGGTCGCTGGTACCTGTACTACGCCGCGTCGGACACCCCGACGGCGACCTCGCCGACCGGTGGCGGATCGGCCGTCGGTGTTGCGACGAGCACGAGCCCGACCGGTCCCTGGAAGGACTCGGGCGGTCCCGTCGTCGCGCCGCAGGCCGCGCCGAACGGCGCCGAACAGCGCTGGGAGTTCGACCCCGAGGTCATCACCGACCACGGCGCCACCTACCTGTACTTCGGCAGCTACTTCGGCGGGGTGAACGTCCGACGTCTGACCCCGGACGGGCTGCGTTCGGTGCCGTCCACCGAGCGCGAGATCGCCATCGACAACCGGTACGAGGGCACCTACCTCATGCGCCACGACGGCTGGTGGTACTTCATGGGGTCCGCGACGAACTGCTGCAACGGCGCGCTCACCGGGTACGGCGTCTTCGTCGCGCGGTCTCGCAGCCCGCTCGGGCCCTTCACCGACCGGGACGGCGTGGCGATCACGGCGACCCGCGTGGGCGGCACCCCGATGCTCGCGCAGAACGGCGACCGCTGGGTCGGGACCGGGCACAACGCGGTCGTGACGGACCTCGCCGGTCAGGACTGGATCGTCTACCACGCGGTCGACCGTGACGACCCGTACTACGCCGGTCAGGGCACCTACACGAAGCGCCCGGTGCTCATCGACCCGCTCGACTGGGTCGGTGGCTGGCCCGTCGTCCGGGGTGGTGCGGGTCCGTCCGACTCGGTGCAGCCCGGACCCGTCGCCCAGCCCGGCGAACGCCCGACGTACCGTCCGACCCGGACACCGGTCGACGTCCCCGGGCGACTGCTCCGCTCTGCCTCGACCTCGTTCGACGGGTCGACGCTGCCGGCATCGCTCAGCTGGATCCGTGAACCCGATCCGTCGACGTGGACGGTCAGCGGCGGCGCCCTCCGCTGGCAGACCCAGGACGCCGACATCCACCCACCGGCGACGCCACTGGCTTCCGTGCTCGCCGAACCCGCACCGCGCGGCGACTACGTCGTCGAGACGACGGTCGCGGTGGACACCCCGGCCACCGGCGACGGTGTGAACTACGTCCAGGGTGGACTGATCGTGTACGGCGACGACGGCAACTACGTCCGTCTGACGTCCAACTCGATCTTCGACACCCGGCAGACGGAGTTCGGCAAGGAGGTCTCGCCGCAGCCGGCGGGAGCACCGAACTACGGGAACATGGTCGTCGGGCCGGTGGGAGACCGCACCACGCTGCGGATCGTGCACCGTGTCGTCGACGGGCTCGACCAGTACACGGCGTACACGAGCGACGACGGCCGACACTTCGTCCGGGGCGGCACCTGGACGGCGGACCTCGGGGCGCACCCGCGCATCGGGCTGATCTCGCTCGGTGGCGCCGGCTTCACGAGCACGTTCGACGGCCTCCGCGTCAGCACGGTGCGGAGCGTGCGGGGCTGA
- a CDS encoding choice-of-anchor D domain-containing protein, with protein MQRIARAAAIGTAAILTAGLLTTMGTGPAGAATDTGGVLQVLSPWYGTKGQLEFADGGNVQRRIFDTTRGVDARATNGAAFTLTPPDGEALTTGVYRLVGDQGYGAKVPTLSIDGEYMYGEFDIVDLASDPANGLITRFDAVMPGVGEFRYGEDAGESVVFGARNLMFPETYIGLPKTVQQQTVHNTGTAPVALGKPAVTGVNATSFSVSGSTCTTTLAPDATCTFAVGFVPKAAGPATAVLNVKVGTATRTVPLTGSAFLGTTSITSYGKGIVDKGRTTKTNSANTTMSVVQMPYGWMFNADRPDGSGSALNIRLTTPEKRPFPVGTTKTTVGGGYSIVDTVDSWACDSSGTVTVKQFTLNPVTGLPDTVNMSWVQYCDNGEKYPQTGTLQWQARSDVTPPAAPTSASVSSASPRKVTWKASASKDVKSYVARLVQGTGANATPESGTPLTVSGTTAAVPTVPAGVYTVEVFAIDGAGNPSKPAVARFGTAPVSVTAPGRPTITTVTSGPGTAEVFFTPPADDGGLPITGYVLSTLVGTHTVSGTSSPLTLTGLSSGSWEMSVTAVNAAGKGQPSLAVYADVQ; from the coding sequence ATGCAGCGCATCGCCCGCGCGGCAGCCATCGGCACCGCCGCAATCCTGACAGCTGGGCTCCTCACCACGATGGGCACCGGCCCGGCCGGTGCGGCCACGGACACCGGTGGAGTGCTGCAGGTGCTCTCCCCGTGGTACGGCACCAAGGGTCAGCTGGAGTTCGCCGACGGCGGGAACGTGCAACGCCGGATCTTCGACACCACCCGCGGCGTCGATGCTCGGGCGACGAACGGCGCCGCGTTCACGCTGACTCCTCCGGACGGGGAAGCGTTGACCACGGGTGTGTACCGCCTGGTCGGAGACCAGGGGTACGGCGCGAAGGTGCCGACACTGTCCATCGACGGTGAGTACATGTACGGCGAGTTCGACATCGTCGACCTCGCCTCCGACCCGGCCAACGGTCTCATCACCCGTTTCGATGCCGTCATGCCTGGAGTGGGTGAGTTCCGGTACGGCGAGGACGCGGGCGAGTCCGTTGTGTTCGGAGCTCGGAACCTGATGTTCCCGGAGACCTACATCGGTCTCCCGAAGACGGTTCAGCAGCAAACCGTTCACAACACCGGGACCGCTCCGGTCGCGCTCGGCAAGCCGGCCGTCACCGGGGTCAACGCCACGTCGTTCTCCGTGAGCGGCAGCACCTGCACGACCACGCTCGCGCCGGACGCGACCTGCACCTTCGCCGTCGGCTTCGTGCCGAAGGCCGCCGGGCCCGCCACCGCGGTGCTGAACGTGAAGGTCGGGACGGCAACCCGCACCGTGCCACTCACCGGGTCGGCGTTCCTCGGCACGACCAGCATCACCTCGTACGGCAAGGGCATCGTCGACAAGGGCAGGACGACGAAGACCAACTCGGCGAACACGACCATGTCGGTCGTCCAGATGCCCTACGGGTGGATGTTCAACGCGGACCGGCCCGACGGTTCGGGGAGCGCGCTCAACATCCGGCTCACGACACCGGAGAAACGGCCCTTCCCCGTCGGGACGACGAAGACCACCGTCGGCGGTGGGTACAGCATCGTCGACACCGTGGACTCGTGGGCCTGCGATTCGAGCGGCACCGTCACCGTGAAGCAGTTCACCCTCAACCCGGTGACCGGTCTGCCTGACACGGTGAACATGTCGTGGGTGCAGTACTGCGACAACGGGGAGAAGTACCCGCAGACGGGAACGCTGCAGTGGCAGGCACGAAGCGACGTGACACCGCCTGCGGCACCGACGTCAGCTTCCGTGTCGTCGGCGTCACCGCGGAAGGTCACGTGGAAGGCGTCGGCATCGAAGGACGTCAAGTCCTACGTTGCCCGCCTCGTGCAGGGCACTGGTGCGAACGCGACACCGGAGAGCGGCACACCGCTGACCGTGTCCGGTACCACTGCGGCGGTGCCGACCGTTCCCGCCGGCGTGTACACGGTGGAGGTCTTCGCCATCGACGGAGCCGGCAACCCGAGCAAGCCAGCAGTCGCGCGGTTCGGCACCGCGCCGGTGAGCGTGACGGCGCCGGGCCGCCCCACCATCACGACCGTCACCAGCGGCCCCGGGACAGCCGAGGTGTTCTTCACGCCGCCCGCGGACGACGGCGGGCTCCCCATCACGGGCTACGTGCTCTCCACCCTCGTCGGAACACACACTGTCAGCGGGACGTCGAGCCCGCTCACCCTCACCGGCCTCTCGTCCGGGAGCTGGGAGATGAGCGTCACCGCCGTCAACGCAGCCGGGAAGGGTCAGCCGTCGCTGGCGGTCTACGCCGACGTGCAGTAG
- a CDS encoding DUF3375 family protein produces the protein MTDVDLEFARVRAVLDRPTLRLLSRPTSAAVVAVFRAVFDRDVQYVPADRMHLQVEEHVARLQAMGARVPASEQGGDVEETRPNGRALCREWVAAQWLVRSNSPDGDEQYSLTSHALEALSLVDALSADRALISESRLAMIVDAVHRWAARAEPDPDVQIRRLDAQIAELQAERDRLASGDTVETVDDDRMRDGYTNISDLIRQLPSDFKRVEEAVATMHRSIVEDFRSEVRPIGEILDDYLARTDNLMQSTPEGRAFEGAFELLRDDALLLRLRDDIGTILAHPFASTLEPGERRAFRNTVSILRQGIEDVLARRRQLTATLRDQIVAHDVVRDRELDAVLRSVNRGLAAWIERGSARDRVPLGLLPEPAEVETLRERFYDPDNESVPPPIEEPDDDVFDDLDVDTLRRHGGPLLAELRDALRSAVDTTSAAAFHGLPDEHRRPVELFGLAHLLTGRPDFEEARHVVAHHTVRPDGSAVTFHMPTAALADGDATAEHDAAHDPARTAPHAQEAR, from the coding sequence ATGACCGACGTCGACCTCGAGTTCGCCCGCGTCCGCGCCGTCCTCGACCGTCCGACCCTCCGGCTCCTCTCGCGTCCGACCAGCGCCGCGGTCGTGGCCGTGTTCCGCGCGGTGTTCGACCGCGACGTCCAGTACGTCCCCGCCGACCGGATGCACCTCCAGGTCGAGGAGCACGTCGCCCGGCTCCAGGCGATGGGCGCCCGGGTGCCCGCGAGCGAGCAGGGCGGCGACGTCGAGGAGACACGACCGAACGGCCGGGCGCTCTGTCGCGAGTGGGTCGCCGCACAGTGGCTCGTGCGGTCGAACTCCCCCGACGGCGACGAGCAGTACTCCCTGACGAGCCACGCCCTCGAGGCGCTGAGCCTCGTGGACGCCCTGAGCGCGGATCGGGCCCTCATCAGCGAGAGCCGCCTCGCGATGATCGTCGACGCCGTGCACCGGTGGGCGGCACGCGCCGAACCCGACCCCGACGTGCAGATCCGCCGCCTCGACGCACAGATCGCCGAGCTCCAGGCGGAGCGGGACCGGTTGGCGAGCGGCGACACGGTCGAGACCGTCGACGACGACCGGATGCGCGACGGGTACACGAACATCTCCGACCTCATCCGCCAGCTGCCGAGCGACTTCAAGCGGGTCGAGGAAGCGGTGGCGACGATGCACCGCTCGATCGTCGAGGACTTCCGCAGCGAGGTCCGCCCGATCGGCGAGATCCTCGACGACTACCTCGCCCGCACCGACAACCTCATGCAGTCGACGCCGGAGGGCCGCGCGTTCGAGGGTGCGTTCGAGCTCCTCCGCGACGACGCGCTCCTGCTCCGACTCCGTGACGACATCGGCACGATCCTCGCGCACCCGTTCGCCTCCACCCTCGAGCCTGGTGAGCGCCGCGCGTTCCGGAACACGGTCAGCATCCTGCGGCAGGGCATCGAGGACGTCCTCGCCCGTCGACGACAGCTCACCGCGACCCTCCGCGACCAGATCGTCGCGCACGACGTCGTCCGCGACCGCGAGCTCGACGCGGTCCTCCGCTCGGTCAACCGCGGGCTCGCGGCCTGGATCGAGCGTGGATCGGCACGGGACCGCGTGCCGCTCGGCCTCCTGCCGGAGCCGGCCGAGGTCGAGACCCTCCGCGAGCGCTTCTACGACCCGGACAACGAGTCGGTGCCGCCACCGATCGAGGAGCCCGACGACGACGTCTTCGACGACCTCGACGTCGACACGCTCCGGCGCCACGGCGGCCCGCTGCTCGCCGAGCTGCGCGACGCACTCCGGTCCGCGGTCGACACGACCAGCGCCGCCGCCTTCCACGGCCTGCCGGACGAGCACCGCCGACCCGTCGAGCTCTTCGGCCTCGCACACCTGCTCACGGGCCGCCCGGACTTCGAGGAGGCCCGGCACGTGGTCGCCCACCACACGGTCCGGCCCGACGGCAGCGCGGTCACCTTCCACATGCCGACCGCCGCCCTCGCCGACGGCGACGCCACGGCGGAGCACGACGCAGCGCACGACCCAGCACGCACAGCACCACACGCACAGGAGGCACGGTGA
- a CDS encoding DUF4194 domain-containing protein: MSDTTPAPVDDTAGFEGLDTVPQDEDRDETSFALFEGDEGRLDEPQRRALVALLRHTYVSARTHADEWRAVLDAEGQLRSRLNDLFLELHVDRDREVAWKRQARSESQRRAFPTLLRDVPYTREETIVLVYLRMRLRADTRPGPDQVVVDRSEILGHVAGFLPAGSTDRTRDEARVASAVERLVRARILLRTTDPDRFRVASVVEVLLPLERLLELDTWLRTATSGDGEATAGAEPGLQAEPTDTDDEGEPAA; encoded by the coding sequence GTGAGCGACACCACGCCGGCACCGGTCGACGACACGGCCGGGTTCGAGGGCCTCGACACGGTCCCGCAGGACGAGGACCGCGACGAGACGAGCTTCGCCCTCTTCGAGGGCGACGAGGGTCGTCTCGACGAGCCGCAGCGACGCGCGCTGGTCGCGCTGCTCCGGCACACCTACGTGAGCGCGCGGACCCACGCCGACGAGTGGCGAGCGGTCCTCGACGCCGAGGGGCAGCTCCGGTCGCGACTCAACGACCTCTTCCTCGAGCTCCACGTCGACCGGGACCGCGAGGTCGCCTGGAAGCGCCAGGCCCGCTCGGAGAGCCAACGCCGGGCCTTCCCGACCCTGCTCCGCGACGTCCCGTACACGCGCGAGGAGACGATCGTCCTCGTCTACCTGCGCATGCGCCTCCGCGCCGACACCCGTCCCGGCCCCGACCAGGTCGTCGTCGACCGTTCGGAGATCCTCGGGCACGTGGCCGGCTTCCTCCCAGCGGGCTCCACCGACCGCACGCGCGACGAGGCCCGGGTCGCGAGCGCCGTGGAGCGGCTGGTCCGCGCCCGGATCCTGCTCCGCACCACCGACCCGGACCGCTTCCGCGTGGCGAGCGTCGTCGAGGTGCTCCTGCCCCTCGAACGGCTGCTCGAGCTCGACACCTGGCTCCGCACCGCGACCAGCGGCGACGGCGAGGCGACCGCCGGAGCCGAGCCGGGCCTCCAGGCCGAGCCGACCGACACCGACGACGAAGGCGAGCCGGCAGCATGA
- a CDS encoding SbcC/MukB-like Walker B domain-containing protein — translation MTDTATGTTAYEEYAMPALFDTVAQWRAESMQVVNWGGFHGHRQVELSGTATLISGASGTGKSTLMDAYLAVMMPSDVPFNGASNDTTTGRARGADQRNLLTYLRGKVDTQRDPETGALRDVNLRGDDQTTWGAVAVTFRNDDERRFTVLRAYIVPKRARGVGDIQMTMATVDDTFDLRRLEEFVPSRFHHLELTGRVPGLVIRDTYQELAYTLQTRLGIGDSGGGNRAMRLLARIQAGQHLPTVDALYKSLVLETPATYEAADRALAHFSALDEAYEAMDTEERKVRILSPIVDLHAEIARSKAAAAALDGIATGAEVSPFAHWTASRKRALLDDEVARNTRERTAARAEVAAASARHAAVEIELRDAEARLRDQGGNALAQLEDRIDRRTRERDAAARSRAVFEERTAVLETTVDSETGFSAAQRASHDFLGTYATARQELDQRRDALTREEYPLLDRERTLRQERQSLEHRQGAMPLPMHEARVAMARAAGTDPADLPFVAELLDVLPGEEAWRTAIESVLAPVARTLLVDQDHLAAFSEAIDSLRLPVRVQFEGVPTGPHIDLDGDPSMVSGKLAIKPSPFSTWVRERIESERTDARCVEDAGDLGGGGRRVTRSGQLRDGRRGAHGDRRQANVIGFTNEARVTAVEEELASIAEDLATLEARRTDVAQDIAALDALRNAHQHVVDASWDGIDVAGLDESLAQLDAERQALLAADDGLRTLRATVARLRAALDEASDRRSAARLSVSRLEERHGVLVDGQDAAAEILARFDDAPDSLPDDEQAQLLSETFEEVGAPDGIDGFDDATRRLRRRLDERLSQALDGAASASNALTLTFQRYQDAWPDPNLGTGVASYEDYHAILEQILATGLHARRTEWRRRLSQWSGEDLVPLAGAFDRAVVEIEERLEPVNEILRELPFGANRDRLKIVIRRVTREEVASFRKELRALSASVDTELTDDVLETRFRRLRRFMAIIRPDSAAPRGRTTARDAVLDVRRHMEITAVRYDVDGNDLGVYSSLGDKSGGETQELVAFIVGAALRYQLGDETRPRPRFAPVFLDEAFIKADSEFAGRAVTAWLRLGFQLVVSAPLDKVTALEPSMERLLSMRKHPDTGHSSITEIARVAPGA, via the coding sequence ATGACCGACACCGCGACCGGCACGACCGCGTACGAGGAGTACGCGATGCCCGCCCTCTTCGACACGGTGGCGCAGTGGCGTGCCGAGTCGATGCAGGTCGTGAACTGGGGCGGCTTCCACGGCCACCGCCAGGTGGAGCTGTCCGGCACCGCGACCCTCATCTCGGGCGCGTCCGGCACCGGCAAGTCGACGCTGATGGACGCGTACCTCGCGGTGATGATGCCGTCCGACGTGCCCTTCAACGGGGCGTCCAACGACACCACGACCGGCCGCGCACGCGGTGCGGACCAGCGGAACCTGCTCACGTACCTGCGCGGCAAGGTCGACACCCAGCGCGACCCGGAGACCGGCGCGCTCCGCGACGTCAACCTGCGCGGCGACGACCAGACGACGTGGGGTGCCGTCGCGGTGACCTTCCGGAACGACGACGAGCGTCGCTTCACGGTGCTGCGCGCGTACATCGTGCCGAAGCGGGCGCGCGGCGTCGGCGACATCCAGATGACGATGGCGACGGTCGACGACACGTTCGACCTGCGCCGGCTCGAGGAGTTCGTGCCGTCGCGCTTCCACCACCTCGAACTGACCGGCCGCGTGCCCGGGCTCGTGATCCGCGACACCTACCAGGAGCTCGCGTACACCCTGCAGACCCGGCTCGGCATCGGTGACTCCGGCGGCGGCAACCGGGCGATGCGCCTGCTCGCCCGCATCCAGGCCGGGCAGCACCTCCCGACCGTCGACGCCCTGTACAAGTCGCTCGTCCTCGAGACGCCCGCCACCTACGAGGCGGCCGACCGTGCCCTCGCGCACTTCTCGGCCCTCGACGAGGCGTACGAGGCGATGGACACCGAGGAGCGCAAGGTCCGAATCCTCTCGCCCATCGTCGACCTCCACGCGGAGATCGCCCGGTCGAAGGCGGCTGCCGCTGCGCTCGACGGCATCGCCACCGGCGCCGAGGTCTCCCCGTTCGCGCACTGGACGGCCTCCCGGAAGCGCGCGCTCCTCGACGACGAGGTCGCCCGGAACACCCGCGAGCGCACGGCCGCGCGAGCGGAGGTCGCCGCCGCGTCCGCTCGGCACGCAGCCGTCGAGATCGAGCTCCGGGACGCCGAGGCCCGGCTCCGCGACCAGGGCGGCAACGCGCTCGCGCAGCTCGAGGACCGCATCGACCGCCGCACGCGCGAGCGTGACGCAGCGGCCCGGTCCCGCGCCGTGTTCGAGGAGCGCACCGCCGTCCTCGAGACCACGGTCGACTCCGAGACCGGGTTCTCCGCGGCGCAGCGAGCGTCGCACGACTTCCTCGGGACGTACGCCACCGCTCGGCAGGAACTCGACCAGCGCCGCGACGCCCTGACCCGCGAGGAGTACCCGCTCCTCGACCGCGAACGCACCCTGCGCCAGGAACGGCAGTCGCTCGAGCACCGCCAGGGCGCCATGCCGCTGCCGATGCACGAGGCCCGGGTCGCGATGGCCCGCGCCGCCGGCACCGACCCCGCCGACCTGCCCTTCGTGGCGGAGCTCCTCGACGTGCTCCCGGGCGAGGAAGCCTGGCGGACGGCGATCGAGTCCGTGCTCGCGCCCGTCGCCCGCACGCTCCTGGTCGACCAGGACCACCTCGCGGCCTTCAGCGAGGCCATCGACTCCCTCCGCCTGCCCGTGCGGGTCCAGTTCGAGGGCGTCCCCACCGGGCCGCACATCGACCTCGACGGCGACCCGTCGATGGTGTCGGGGAAGCTCGCGATCAAGCCGTCCCCGTTCAGCACCTGGGTGCGCGAACGCATCGAGTCGGAGCGCACCGACGCCCGCTGCGTCGAGGACGCGGGCGACCTCGGCGGCGGGGGCCGTCGGGTGACGCGGTCCGGACAGCTCCGTGACGGCCGACGTGGCGCACACGGCGACCGGCGCCAGGCGAACGTCATCGGGTTCACGAACGAGGCCAGGGTCACCGCGGTCGAGGAGGAGCTCGCCTCCATCGCCGAGGACCTCGCGACGCTCGAGGCCCGGCGCACCGACGTCGCGCAGGACATCGCCGCGCTCGACGCCCTCCGCAATGCGCACCAGCACGTGGTCGACGCGAGCTGGGACGGCATCGACGTCGCGGGTCTGGACGAGTCGCTCGCGCAGCTCGACGCCGAACGCCAGGCGCTGCTCGCCGCCGACGACGGTCTCCGGACGCTCCGGGCGACGGTCGCTCGGCTCCGGGCTGCCCTCGACGAGGCCTCCGACCGCCGGTCCGCAGCGCGCTTGTCGGTCTCGCGACTCGAGGAGCGTCACGGTGTCCTCGTCGACGGGCAGGACGCCGCCGCCGAGATCCTCGCGCGCTTCGACGACGCCCCGGACTCGCTGCCGGACGACGAACAGGCGCAGCTGCTGTCCGAGACGTTCGAGGAGGTCGGTGCCCCCGACGGCATCGACGGCTTCGACGACGCCACCCGCCGGCTGCGACGACGGCTCGACGAGCGGCTGTCGCAGGCGCTCGACGGTGCCGCTTCGGCCTCGAACGCCCTGACCCTGACGTTCCAGCGGTACCAGGACGCCTGGCCGGACCCGAACCTCGGCACCGGGGTCGCCTCCTACGAGGACTACCACGCGATCCTCGAGCAGATCCTCGCGACCGGCCTCCATGCCCGTCGGACCGAGTGGCGTCGGCGGCTCTCGCAGTGGAGCGGCGAGGACCTCGTGCCGCTCGCAGGAGCCTTCGACCGGGCCGTCGTCGAGATCGAGGAGCGCCTGGAGCCGGTCAACGAGATCCTCCGCGAGCTGCCGTTCGGCGCGAACCGGGACCGGCTGAAGATCGTCATCCGCCGCGTCACCCGCGAAGAGGTCGCGTCGTTCCGCAAGGAGCTCCGCGCGCTGTCGGCCTCGGTGGACACCGAGTTGACCGACGACGTGCTCGAGACCCGGTTCCGTCGCCTCCGCCGGTTCATGGCGATCATCCGGCCGGACTCCGCCGCACCCCGGGGCCGCACCACCGCCCGGGACGCCGTGCTCGACGTCCGCCGGCACATGGAGATCACCGCCGTCCGCTACGACGTCGACGGGAACGACCTCGGCGTGTACTCGTCCCTCGGCGACAAGTCCGGCGGCGAGACGCAGGAGCTGGTCGCGTTCATCGTCGGCGCCGCGCTCCGGTACCAGCTCGGCGACGAGACACGGCCACGGCCCCGGTTCGCGCCGGTGTTCCTCGACGAGGCGTTCATCAAGGCGGACTCCGAGTTCGCCGGGCGTGCGGTGACAGCGTGGCTCCGGCTCGGCTTCCAGCTCGTGGTGAGCGCGCCGCTCGACAAGGTGACGGCGCTCGAACCGTCCATGGAGCGCCTGCTCTCGATGCGGAAGCACCCCGACACGGGCCACTCGTCCATCACCGAGATCGCGCGGGTCGCGCCCGGCGCGTAG